From the genome of Streptomyces sp. V1I1, one region includes:
- a CDS encoding RNA-guided endonuclease TnpB family protein — protein MKTEYVKRAFKYRFHPTDAQAAELSRTFGCVRKVYNLALEARTTAWFGEQRRVNYNETSAMLTAWKKTRELAFLSEVSSVPLQQTLRHLQHGFSNFFEGRAKYPRFKSKKKTRRSAEYTRSAFKYRDGQLTLAKMDGPLAIAWSRPLPEGAEPSTVTMSQDSAGRWFVSMLCEDPGVQPLPATDTAVGIDAGIATLVTLSTGEKIANPRHERKDRARLVKTQRVLAKKEKGSANRAKARRKVAKVHARIADRRRDFLHKLTTRLVRENQTIVVEDLTVRNMVKNHTLARAISDAAWTDMRSMLEYKCAWYGRNLVAIDRWFPSSKLCSECGTIRDTLPLNVRTWTCDCGTVHDRDVNAAKNILAAGLAVTVCGDGVRPQRSTPERQLSAKQKAQPAREGIHPRQGVEDVNLQASLE, from the coding sequence ATGAAGACCGAGTATGTGAAGCGGGCGTTCAAGTACCGCTTCCACCCGACCGATGCGCAGGCAGCCGAGCTGTCGCGCACGTTCGGGTGCGTGCGCAAGGTCTACAACTTGGCGCTGGAGGCCCGTACCACGGCGTGGTTCGGCGAGCAGCGGCGCGTGAACTACAACGAGACCTCGGCCATGCTCACCGCGTGGAAGAAGACCCGGGAACTGGCCTTTCTGTCCGAGGTGTCGTCGGTTCCGTTGCAGCAGACGCTTCGTCACCTGCAACACGGGTTCTCGAACTTCTTCGAGGGACGGGCGAAGTATCCACGGTTCAAGTCGAAGAAGAAGACGCGCCGCTCCGCGGAATACACCCGCTCCGCGTTCAAGTACCGGGACGGTCAGTTGACGCTGGCCAAGATGGACGGCCCGCTGGCGATCGCGTGGTCGCGTCCCCTCCCGGAGGGTGCTGAGCCGTCTACGGTCACCATGTCGCAGGACAGCGCCGGGCGCTGGTTCGTGTCCATGCTGTGTGAGGACCCCGGCGTCCAGCCGCTCCCCGCCACGGATACGGCAGTGGGGATCGACGCCGGGATCGCCACCCTCGTGACGCTCTCCACCGGGGAGAAGATCGCCAACCCCCGGCATGAGCGCAAGGACCGCGCCCGGCTCGTCAAGACCCAGCGTGTGCTGGCGAAGAAGGAGAAGGGCTCCGCGAACCGGGCCAAGGCCCGGCGCAAGGTCGCCAAGGTGCACGCCCGGATCGCCGACCGCCGCAGGGACTTCCTGCACAAGCTCACCACTCGACTCGTTCGTGAAAACCAAACGATCGTGGTCGAGGACCTGACCGTACGCAACATGGTCAAGAACCACACCCTGGCCCGCGCGATCTCGGACGCGGCCTGGACCGACATGCGCTCCATGCTGGAGTACAAGTGCGCCTGGTACGGACGGAACCTGGTCGCCATCGACCGCTGGTTCCCCTCCTCCAAGCTGTGCTCCGAATGCGGCACCATCCGAGACACGCTGCCCCTGAACGTCCGGACATGGACATGCGACTGCGGAACAGTCCACGACCGGGACGTGAACGCAGCGAAGAACATACTGGCCGCCGGGCTGGCGGTGACAGTCTGTGGAGACGGTGTAAGACCTCAACGGAGCACTCCTGAGAGGCAACTGTCAGCGAAGCAGAAAGCCCAACCCGCAAGGGAAGGAATCCACCCCCGCCAGGGGGTGGAGGATGTCAACCTTCAAGCCTCTCTCGAGTGA
- a CDS encoding cellulose-binding protein: MSAASVSPHGFVAVRGRGYPLKETDAYVTSLSQDRDDAWERAARLTVLAREMEAEAAGLRERVAALAPPTYETLGRRAECLLALAVEASEELRATSQDEAQAVIEASDAAARRTRDAAREHADSVRADAETRAQQTLLAAQATADEIRIEARRDVKERRGEAVAAWKEMRLRTESALADLETEQAGRWEAVERELADCSAELDARHAELTADAEAGLSEAKCIFAESEEYTRHGQEDAEARAAELLAEARASAERIARETERLLREHEESREEMEAHMAHISNSLAALTGRAAAEG; the protein is encoded by the coding sequence ATGAGTGCTGCATCGGTGTCACCTCACGGCTTCGTCGCCGTACGTGGGCGTGGCTACCCGCTGAAGGAGACCGACGCCTACGTCACCTCCCTGTCCCAGGACCGCGACGACGCCTGGGAACGCGCCGCGCGCCTCACCGTCCTCGCCAGAGAGATGGAGGCGGAGGCGGCCGGCCTGCGCGAGAGGGTCGCGGCGCTCGCACCGCCGACGTACGAGACACTCGGCCGACGCGCCGAGTGCCTGCTGGCGCTGGCCGTTGAGGCGTCCGAGGAACTGCGGGCCACGTCCCAGGACGAGGCGCAGGCGGTGATCGAGGCGTCCGACGCGGCCGCCCGCCGGACGCGCGACGCGGCCCGCGAGCACGCCGATTCGGTACGGGCGGACGCCGAGACCCGGGCCCAGCAGACCCTCCTCGCCGCGCAGGCCACGGCGGACGAGATCCGCATCGAGGCCCGCCGCGACGTCAAGGAGCGGCGCGGCGAAGCGGTTGCCGCGTGGAAGGAGATGCGTCTGCGCACCGAGAGCGCCCTGGCCGACCTGGAGACGGAGCAGGCCGGTCGCTGGGAGGCGGTGGAGCGCGAACTTGCAGACTGCTCAGCCGAGTTGGACGCGCGCCACGCCGAACTCACCGCTGACGCGGAGGCCGGTCTCTCGGAGGCCAAGTGCATCTTCGCCGAGTCGGAGGAGTACACCCGCCACGGCCAGGAGGACGCGGAGGCCCGGGCCGCCGAGCTGCTCGCCGAGGCCCGGGCGTCCGCGGAGCGGATCGCGCGCGAGACGGAGCGGCTGCTGCGGGAGCACGAGGAGTCCCGGGAGGAGATGGAGGCGCACATGGCGCACATCAGCAACAGTCTGGCGGCCCTGACGGGCCGCGCGGCGGCGGAGGGCTGA
- a CDS encoding MFS transporter — protein MSATGGSTGSTGADGETSGAASGSVSGAASAASEASEASAASEASTATAAPRGRRGPVVAALMLGMALAALDGTIVSTAVPQIVGDLGGFSVFSWLFSGYLLAVTVSLPVYGKLSDTFGRKPVLIAGIILFLAGSLLCAAAWNMASLIAFRVVQGLGGGALQGTVQTIAADLYPLKERPKIQAKLSTVWAVSAVAGPAIGGLLAGYADWRWIFLINLPVGAVALWLVARHLTEPVRERGPRPRIDWPGALAVFLTGSLLLFALVQGGIAWPWLSTPSLALLGGSAVLVAVTVVIERRAAEPIIPGWVWRRRTIAAVNLALGALGLLMVAPTVFLPTYAQSVLGLGPIAAGFVLSVMTLSWPITAALSNRVYTRIGFRLTAVVGITLAMLVLLAFPLLPHPAEPWQPALIMLLLGAALGLFQLPLIVGVQSTVPWSERGTTTASVLFCRQVGQSVGAALFGAIANGVLATRLGGGDLDSVARTLATDESADNLRRAVATAVDYVYVGAAAAAGVALLVLVFVAPRRFPVIADKPEK, from the coding sequence GTGAGCGCCACGGGCGGCAGTACGGGCAGCACCGGCGCCGACGGCGAGACATCCGGGGCGGCGAGTGGGTCGGTGAGCGGGGCGGCGAGCGCGGCATCGGAGGCGTCCGAGGCATCCGCGGCGTCGGAGGCATCCACTGCAACCGCCGCCCCGCGCGGCCGCCGCGGCCCGGTCGTCGCCGCCCTGATGCTCGGCATGGCGCTCGCCGCGCTGGACGGCACCATCGTCTCAACCGCCGTACCGCAGATCGTCGGCGACCTCGGCGGGTTCTCGGTCTTCTCCTGGCTCTTCTCCGGCTATCTGCTAGCCGTCACCGTCTCTCTCCCCGTCTACGGAAAGCTTTCCGACACCTTCGGCCGCAAGCCGGTACTGATCGCCGGCATCATCCTCTTCCTCGCCGGCTCGCTGCTGTGCGCCGCCGCCTGGAACATGGCCTCGCTGATCGCCTTCCGAGTCGTGCAAGGCCTGGGCGGCGGGGCGCTCCAGGGCACGGTGCAGACCATCGCCGCCGACCTCTACCCGCTCAAGGAACGCCCCAAGATCCAGGCGAAGTTGTCGACGGTGTGGGCGGTCTCGGCGGTGGCGGGCCCGGCGATCGGCGGGCTGCTCGCCGGGTACGCCGACTGGCGCTGGATCTTCCTGATCAATCTGCCGGTCGGGGCAGTGGCGTTGTGGCTGGTCGCCCGCCATCTCACCGAGCCAGTACGGGAACGGGGACCCCGCCCCCGTATCGACTGGCCCGGCGCACTGGCCGTCTTCCTCACCGGCAGCCTGCTGCTCTTCGCGCTCGTGCAGGGCGGTATCGCCTGGCCGTGGCTCTCCACCCCGTCGCTCGCGCTGCTCGGCGGCAGCGCGGTCCTCGTCGCCGTGACCGTCGTCATCGAACGGCGGGCCGCGGAGCCGATCATCCCCGGCTGGGTCTGGCGCCGCCGCACGATCGCCGCGGTCAATCTGGCGCTCGGCGCGCTGGGCCTGCTCATGGTGGCCCCGACCGTCTTCCTCCCGACGTACGCGCAGTCGGTGCTCGGCCTCGGGCCGATCGCCGCGGGATTCGTACTCTCCGTCATGACACTGAGCTGGCCGATCACCGCGGCGCTGTCGAACCGGGTCTACACACGGATCGGCTTCCGGCTCACCGCGGTCGTCGGGATCACGCTCGCGATGCTGGTCCTGCTGGCCTTCCCGCTGCTCCCCCACCCCGCCGAACCCTGGCAGCCGGCCCTGATCATGCTGCTGCTCGGCGCGGCGCTCGGCCTCTTCCAACTCCCGCTGATCGTCGGCGTCCAGTCGACGGTCCCCTGGTCGGAGCGGGGTACGACAACGGCGTCTGTCCTCTTCTGCCGCCAGGTCGGCCAGAGCGTGGGCGCGGCCCTCTTCGGGGCGATCGCGAACGGAGTGCTGGCGACTCGCCTCGGCGGCGGCGACCTCGACTCGGTGGCACGCACGCTGGCGACGGACGAGTCGGCGGACAATCTGCGGCGTGCGGTCGCGACTGCGGTCGACTATGTCTACGTGGGCGCGGCAGCGGCGGCCGGAGTCGCCCTGCTGGTCCTGGTGTTCGTCGCCCCGCGCCGCTTCCCGGTCATCGCCGACAAGCCCGAGAAGTAG